The genome window CGACCTGAACGAATGGTGGGCGGGCATCGAGCGGGCCTATGCCGGGGTTCCCAGGGAAGACTGGGAAGCGGCCCTGGCCTGGGCTCTGGCGCGCTGGGAGATTCCCAAACAGGCCTTTGCCGATATGAAAGAGGGCTTCCTGGCCGACCTGTACCCGGTGCGGCTAAACACCCTGGAGGAGCTGTACACCTATTGCTACCGGGTGGCCGGCACCGTGGGGCTGATGATTGCGCCCATAGGCGGGGCCGGGGAGGCCGGGCGGGACGCGGCCATCAAGCTGGGCCAGGCCATGCAGCTTACCAACTGCCTGCGCGACGTGGGCGAAGACCTGGCCCTGGGCCGGGTGTATCTGCCCGCCGAGCTGATGCGCAAATACGAGGTGTCCCTCGAGGATCTGCGCCAGGGCCATATTAGCCCGCGCTACATTGCGCTGATGCGGGAATTGGCCCAGGAGGCCCGCCGGCTCTACCGCGAGGGGCTGGCTGGCCTCAAGCATCTGAAAACCGGGCGCGGGGCGGTGGCCCTGGCCGCTTTGCAGTACCAGGGAATTCTGGATAAGCTCGAGATGAACGGCTGGGACAACCTCTCGCGCCGGGCCTCGCTTTCCGCCTACGAGCGGGTGATGCTCCTGCCCAAGGCCATCTGGCTGCGCGGGGCCTGATACCAGTTTTGGTTTTGCACTGGGTTGGGGCCCGAAGTCCCCGGAGCCCGGTGCTATACTTGTATAGCAATGCTGGCTATTCGGCTGCCCAAGGAGATAGAGGAACGCCTCGAGGCGCTTGCTCGGAAAACCGGGCGCAGTAAGAGCTATTACGTGCGCCAGGCCATCCTCGAGCACCTCGATGACCTCGAGGACTACTACCTGGCCCTGGAACGGCTCGAGCAGAACCTTCCCGGCATCTCCCTAGACGAAGTGGAGCGCCGCCTTGGGCTACAGGATTGAGTTCGACCCACGGGCCGAGAGAGAACTGACGAAGCTAGATCGTGAGGTAGCGCGCCGCATCGTACGGTTTTTGCGCGAGCGGGTGGCCTGGTTGGATGATCCGCGTAGCATTGGGGAGGCCTTGCACGGGCCGGAGCTGGGCCGGTTTTGGAAGTACCGGGTAGGGGATTATCGCCTGATCTGCCATATCCAGGATCAGAGGGTCACTGTGCTGGTCTTGCGGATTGGGCATCGGCGGGATGTCTACCGCTGAAAGGTTTTCATGCAGGCAGTCTGCGGTATCATGCGCCCGAGATGCCGGACTTCGATGTGGCGGTGGTGGGGGCGGGGCACAACGCCCTGGTAACGGCGGCGTATCTGGCTCAGGCCGGGTACAGGGTGGGGGTCTTCGAGCGGCGCAGGGTGCCGGGCGGGGCGGTCTCGACCATTGATTACGAGGGCTTCCGCTTCGACCTGGGGGGCAGCGCGCACATTCTGATCCGCCTGACGCCCATTGTGGACGAGCTGGAACTGCACAAGTACGGGCTGGAGTACCTCGAGCTCGACCCCCTTTTTCACGCTTCGGATGCGCGCGAAAGCTGGTTCGTCTGGCGCGACCCCGAGCGCACCGCCGCCGAGCTGGACGAGCGCTACCCAGGCCAGGGCCAGGCCTACCGCCGCTTCATGCGCGACTGGCTGCCCTTTGCCCAGGCCGTCAAAGAAGCCTTCCTGGCCTCGCCCAGCCCGCTCAACCTGGGGCGCAAGATGATCTGGGGGGCCGGGTTCGGGCGCGAGTGGCAGAAGCGCCTGCCGCAGATCTTGCGGCCTTACGGCGATGTGGCGCGGGAATACTTCAGCGAGGAGCGGGTGCGAGCCCCCCTGGTCTGGATGGCCGCGCAGTCCGGGCCGCCGCCCTCCGACCCGTTGTCCTCGCCCTTTTTGCTGTGGCACCCGCTCTACCACGTGGGCGGGGTGGCCCGGCCCCGGGGGGGCTCCGGGGGGCTCTCGCTGGCGCTGGTGCGCGCGATAGAAGCCAAAGGGGGGAAGGTGCACCTGGATAGCCCGGTGGCCGGGATTGTGCTCGAGGGCCGGCGGGCGGTGGGCCTGCGCCTGGAGGACGGACAAAGCGTGGGCGCTCGAGCGGTGGTGGCCGGGGCGCACATCCAGAAAACCCTGGCCATGCTGCCCGCCGACCAGACCCCCGAGGTAGCCAGAGGGCTGCGGGTGGGCAACGGCTTCGGCCTGGTGCTGCGGCTGGGGCTCTCGGAGAAGCTCCGCTACCAGACCCACCCCGGCCCCGAGGCCCGTATCGGCCTGGGCCTCCTCATCACCGACGAGCTGCAACTCAGCCGGGCCTACGGCGACTACCTGGCGGGCGAGCCCACCCGCGACCCCCCGCTCATCGCCATGAGCTTCAGCGCAGTGGACGAGACCCTGGCCCCACCGGGGGGCGAGACCCTGTGGCTGTGGGCGCAGTACTACCCCCATAAGCTGGCCTCGGGGACGTGGGAAACCCGCGCCATGGAGGCCCGGGAGGGGGTGATTCGGAGCTTCGAGCGCTTCGACCCGGATATTCGCCGCAAGATTGTGGCCGAACTGGTGCAGACCCCGCTCTGGCTCGAGCAGGAGTTTGCCATGCCGGCGGGGAATGTGATGCACCTCGAGATGACCCCCGACCAGATGTTCATGTTCCGTCCCTGGCTGGGGGCCCACGAGTACAGGTTTCCGGGGCTAAAAGGCCTCTACCTGACCGGGGCCAGCACCCATCCCGGCGGGGGCATCATGGGCGCGAGCGGGCGGAATGCCGCAAGGGTGTTGCTCGGGGACTTGAGCCGCAACCGGGTATAAGTTTTACAGGCCTCTGCCGTGTATATAGCGCATTAGAAGGATGCACGGTGAGGGTTGTGTGTGTCCGCTTTGTAACCCTGGCTAGCCAGGGTTGGGCGTGGCGGCGTAGCCTGTTACCAGGTGAACGCGGCTTACGACTACGACTACATCATTGTTGGGGCCGGGGCGGCGGGCCTGAGCCTGGCCTACCATCTGGTGCAGGCGGGCCTGCAGGACAAGCGCATCCTGCTGCTCGAGCGGGCCCCCAAAACCCTCAACGACCGCACCTGGTGCTTCTGGGAGGTGGGGGAGGGCCCCTTCGAGCCGGTGGTCTTCCGCCGGTGGGATCGCATCTGGTTTTATGGGGAAGGCCTCTCGGAGCGGCTCGAGATCGCGCCCTATGCCTACAAGATGATCCGCGGCCTGGATTTTTATAACTTCATGCACCGCTGGATGGCAGAGCAGCCCAACATCCGCCTGCACTACGGGGAAGTCACCCGCCTCGAGGAGGCCCCGCAAGGGGTGCGGGTCGAGGCGGGTGGGCAGGTGTTCGTGGGCCGCTGGGCCTTTAGCAGCCTGTACCAGCCCGCGCCCCGGCAACCCGGCTACCACTACCTGTTGCAGCACTTCAAGGGCTGGGTGGTGCGAACCCCCCGGCCGGCCTTCGATACCGGGGCCGCGACCTTTATGGACTTTCGGGTTCCCCAGGAGGGCGCGGTGCGTTTTGCCTATGTCCTGCCCTTCGATGCCCGGACGGCGCTGGTGGAGTACACCCTCTTCTCGCCCGAGCTGCTGCCCCCGGACGCCTACGATGCCGGGCTGCGGGCCTACCTCGAGGGCCCGCTGGGCCTGGCGCAGTACGAGGTGCTCGAGACCGAGTTCGGCGTCATCCCCATGACCGACGCGCCCTTTGCCCGCCGGCCAAGCCCCCACGTCATGAATATCGGCACCGCCGGAGGCTGTACCAAGGCCTCTACCGGCTACACCTTCCGGCGCATCCAGCAGCAGTCGCGCCGCATTGCCGAAGCCCTTGCCCAGACCGGCCAGCCCTTCTTCCCAGAGCCGGCCTTCAACCGGCACGCCTACATGGACAGCGTGCTCCTGAACGTGCTGGCGCACCGCCGTAGTCCGGGTAAACAGGTTTTCAGCGACCTGTTCCGCAAAAACCCCCCCCAGCGGGTGCTGCGCTTTCTGGACGAAGAAACCAGCCTGCTGGAAGATTTGCAGATTATGTCCAGTGTGGATATTCCGGCGTTTCTGAGGGCTACGCTGGCGGTGGGAAGGTCGCGCTGGCCCCTGACGAAGTCGGGCCGAATGGAGCCCAGGCGAGGGTAGCGGTGGACTTGCTGATAACCACGTTGTTGGCTGTTTTGCTCGCGGCTGTTGGGCTCTTCTGGGCACGGCGCGCGGGGTTCGCTGCGGCGGCAGGCCCGGTCTGGCTGCGCGGGCTGGGCGGGCTTTGGGGTATGGGCCTGGCCCTGCTGGGTGCGGTGCTGCTGGTGCTGGGGTGGGGCGGGCTGCTGGGGGCTGCGCTGGCCGGGTGGGGTTGTGTGCTGGCCTTACTGGCGGTGTGGGGCGGCGATCTGCTCTGGGCAGGCCGCAGGGTTTGGCTGGTTGCAGGCGGGGCCGCCGCGCTGCTGGCGGGCGGGGTGGGCTGGCTGTTCTACCAATCCCCTGCGCTGGGGGTCTGGGCGGTGCTGGCGGCCACGGCCACCGCCCAGGCCCTCTGGCTTGCTGCCCAGCCCGAAGCCCGGGCCCGGCTTGGTGGGCTCCGGCGGCACCTGCAACCCTGGATGGCGCTGCTGGCCCTGGCGGTGCTGGTGCGCATCCCGGTGCCGCTCTGGCCGGAGGGCTTTCCCCTCATCAGCCTGGTGCAGATGCTGCTCATCAGCCTGGCGGCCCTGCTCTGGGGCTGGGGGCGGGTGGGGGTGCGAATTGTGCTGCTGGCGGTGCTGGCTTTTGTGCTGGGGCTGGGGGTGGAGTTGCTGGGCAGCCAGACCGGCTTTCCCTTTGGGCTTTACAGCTACCGGGGTGCACCGCAGCCCACCATTGGGGGCGTGCCCCTGATCGTGCCGCTGGGCTGGTTTGCCCTGGTGCTCTCGGCCCATGTGCTGGCGGGGGGGCGGCCCTGGCGCACCGGCTTGCTGGTGGTGGCCTGGGACTTAGGGCTCGAGGCCCTGATGACCGCCCAGGGTTACTGGGCCTGGCAAGACCCCAACCCCCTGTGGTACGGCGCGCCCATCCAGAACTACCTGGCCTGGTTTGCGGTGGGTTATGCCATCTCCTGGATGTACGGACGGCTGGGGCCCCGCCTGCACCAGGACGGCGCTTTTGCCTGGGCCTACCGGCTCGAGGCCCTGTTTTTACCTGTGGGAATGGCCCTGCTGGGCCTGTGGCCGGCGGCGCTGCTTTGTGGCCTGGCCATGAACGGGCTGGCGTGGCTGGAATACCTGCCTCTTGGGGGGCGTGGCGGCCTGAAACGGTCTAGAGGGCAGACATGATGCGTCCCTGGGAACGATTGCTGAGCCTGGCCTTCAAGGCCCTGTTTCGCCGCACGGTGCAGCGGGGCCTGCGGGGGGTGTGGGTGCGGGGGGCCCTGCCGGGGCAGGCCTGTGTGCTGGCCGGTAACCACCACTCCTGGTGGGATGGCTATCTGCTGCCCGTCTTGTTCTGGGGGGCTGGGCGGCCTTTCAAAATTGTGGTGGGGGAGCGCCGCTTGCGGGAGTTTGCTTTCTTTCGCCGTCTCGATACGGTCTCGGCCAGCAAGCCCAGGGAGGCGCTGGCTGCCCTTGGGCGGGGGGAGGCGCTGATCATCTTCCCCGAGGGTGAGCTGCGCCCGCCGGGGCCGCTGGGC of Meiothermus sp. contains these proteins:
- a CDS encoding phytoene/squalene synthase family protein, with translation MEPNWQAVSAIIRRHSATFYYGSLLFWGEARKGAWAVYAACRIGDDAVDESANPWADLNEWWAGIERAYAGVPREDWEAALAWALARWEIPKQAFADMKEGFLADLYPVRLNTLEELYTYCYRVAGTVGLMIAPIGGAGEAGRDAAIKLGQAMQLTNCLRDVGEDLALGRVYLPAELMRKYEVSLEDLRQGHISPRYIALMRELAQEARRLYREGLAGLKHLKTGRGAVALAALQYQGILDKLEMNGWDNLSRRASLSAYERVMLLPKAIWLRGA
- a CDS encoding TraY domain-containing protein, producing the protein MLAIRLPKEIEERLEALARKTGRSKSYYVRQAILEHLDDLEDYYLALERLEQNLPGISLDEVERRLGLQD
- a CDS encoding type II toxin-antitoxin system RelE/ParE family toxin; this translates as MGYRIEFDPRAERELTKLDREVARRIVRFLRERVAWLDDPRSIGEALHGPELGRFWKYRVGDYRLICHIQDQRVTVLVLRIGHRRDVYR
- a CDS encoding NAD(P)/FAD-dependent oxidoreductase; the protein is MPDFDVAVVGAGHNALVTAAYLAQAGYRVGVFERRRVPGGAVSTIDYEGFRFDLGGSAHILIRLTPIVDELELHKYGLEYLELDPLFHASDARESWFVWRDPERTAAELDERYPGQGQAYRRFMRDWLPFAQAVKEAFLASPSPLNLGRKMIWGAGFGREWQKRLPQILRPYGDVAREYFSEERVRAPLVWMAAQSGPPPSDPLSSPFLLWHPLYHVGGVARPRGGSGGLSLALVRAIEAKGGKVHLDSPVAGIVLEGRRAVGLRLEDGQSVGARAVVAGAHIQKTLAMLPADQTPEVARGLRVGNGFGLVLRLGLSEKLRYQTHPGPEARIGLGLLITDELQLSRAYGDYLAGEPTRDPPLIAMSFSAVDETLAPPGGETLWLWAQYYPHKLASGTWETRAMEAREGVIRSFERFDPDIRRKIVAELVQTPLWLEQEFAMPAGNVMHLEMTPDQMFMFRPWLGAHEYRFPGLKGLYLTGASTHPGGGIMGASGRNAARVLLGDLSRNRV
- a CDS encoding lycopene cyclase family protein, with product MNAAYDYDYIIVGAGAAGLSLAYHLVQAGLQDKRILLLERAPKTLNDRTWCFWEVGEGPFEPVVFRRWDRIWFYGEGLSERLEIAPYAYKMIRGLDFYNFMHRWMAEQPNIRLHYGEVTRLEEAPQGVRVEAGGQVFVGRWAFSSLYQPAPRQPGYHYLLQHFKGWVVRTPRPAFDTGAATFMDFRVPQEGAVRFAYVLPFDARTALVEYTLFSPELLPPDAYDAGLRAYLEGPLGLAQYEVLETEFGVIPMTDAPFARRPSPHVMNIGTAGGCTKASTGYTFRRIQQQSRRIAEALAQTGQPFFPEPAFNRHAYMDSVLLNVLAHRRSPGKQVFSDLFRKNPPQRVLRFLDEETSLLEDLQIMSSVDIPAFLRATLAVGRSRWPLTKSGRMEPRRG
- a CDS encoding carotenoid biosynthesis protein, coding for MDLLITTLLAVLLAAVGLFWARRAGFAAAAGPVWLRGLGGLWGMGLALLGAVLLVLGWGGLLGAALAGWGCVLALLAVWGGDLLWAGRRVWLVAGGAAALLAGGVGWLFYQSPALGVWAVLAATATAQALWLAAQPEARARLGGLRRHLQPWMALLALAVLVRIPVPLWPEGFPLISLVQMLLISLAALLWGWGRVGVRIVLLAVLAFVLGLGVELLGSQTGFPFGLYSYRGAPQPTIGGVPLIVPLGWFALVLSAHVLAGGRPWRTGLLVVAWDLGLEALMTAQGYWAWQDPNPLWYGAPIQNYLAWFAVGYAISWMYGRLGPRLHQDGAFAWAYRLEALFLPVGMALLGLWPAALLCGLAMNGLAWLEYLPLGGRGGLKRSRGQT
- a CDS encoding 1-acyl-sn-glycerol-3-phosphate acyltransferase, with the protein product MMRPWERLLSLAFKALFRRTVQRGLRGVWVRGALPGQACVLAGNHHSWWDGYLLPVLFWGAGRPFKIVVGERRLREFAFFRRLDTVSASKPREALAALGRGEALIIFPEGELRPPGPLGGLNRGVVWFAERAGVPVVPVASRVVLRGHELAEAYLVFGAPIEPDLKLLREQLERMLAELDDQIRTAPAEEPLPGFELRLAGRKSTHERMAAWGAALGKLIGLAGRKGAP